The following coding sequences are from one Nicotiana tabacum cultivar K326 chromosome 1, ASM71507v2, whole genome shotgun sequence window:
- the LOC107825511 gene encoding uncharacterized protein LOC107825511, translated as MEELTSALNSHMDQVVDLVEKFSAGMRSSLRPAYDNFIGFFHAIDWTEPWLICLLSFHAMFLLVSFVSRKNINFQMFLFLLALGGVYSAERFNGLLAANWKSFARQNYFDSHGIFLSTLWSGPLLVIAIIILVNTLFSLCYLIVRWKKAELRHRARLARNKED; from the exons ATGGAGGAATTAACATCAGCTTTGAATTCTCATATGGACCAAGTGGTAGATCTCGTTGAGAAATTCAGTGCAGGGATGAGGTCCAGTCTTAGACCCGCCTATGACAACTTCATCGGCTTCTTCCACGCCATCGACTGGACG GAACCTTGGTTGATATGTCTTCTTTCATTTCATGCCATGTTTCTTCTTGTATCATTTGTCTCGCGGAAGAACATCAATTTCCAGATGTTTTTGTTCCTTCTTGCAC TTGGAGGAGTGTATAGTGCTGAAAGGTTTAATGGCTTATTAGCTGCAAACTGGAAAAGCTTTGCGCGCCAGAATTACTTTGATTCACACGGCATTTTTCTTTCCACACTCTGGTCTGGGCCTCTGTTGGTTATTGCAATAATAATCTTG GTTAATACCCTCTTTTCACTATGTTACCTGATTGTGAGGTGGAAAAAAGCTGAGCTTAGACATCGGGCCAGACTAGCTCGTAACAAGGAGGATTAA